The region CCCAGTATTGAAATTTGCGTTCAGTGGACATGAAAACTTCGTGCGTTTCCATCTAAGTAAAAAGAACAGACATTGTAAATTATCAGTTATCTTATGCGGGTAATATTGTCGTTCAGCCGTGATCGTCAATCGTACGGGCAACGGCTATATCTTGTCGTTTGGCATTTTCTCGTATTGGATAACGTTAAAGTTTCCTCGCGTGCAGGTATACCTACACTCGTTGAGCGCCGACAATGACCTATCGATTGTACCCGTTGCTAATAGACAGAGTAGCCGGAGACGCACGTtgctgtataaatatattacgcGAAGGAGCAGTGCCCTACGAGATTCATCGTCGtgttgttcatttatttaacgtcatttttttttcttgacgaGAGAAGGGGAGATTGTATCACAATGGTTACTTTTTCTACAGCACTGATTTTTTAACAACGGTGTAAATCTTATAAAACGTAAAGTAATTTGGTGTTTAAAACCGTTGGTTACATCAACAGGCAATTAGCAAAACTGAGTCCCAGGTCAAGGCGTCCATGTCGCCCGAGTCACTGCTCGAATCCGGCCAAACggtaacaaaaaatatcgatcctGCGCCGGAAACTGTCAAAGTGAAGCAGATGCGAGCGGTGAAGATTCCTAGAAGGGATTCGGTGATACTCGATACTGACAACGAGTCCGACTACCTTGATGTGGCAAAAGATCGTCACGACCCTCAACAGTTGGCGGACAAAATACCGATAGTAAGCAACTTGGCTCGGCCTGTCAGTCACGACGCAACCGTTCTTCCGTCCGGAGAACAAGACCCTATAAACAATTCAACACTTTCTCATTTCCTAAATACTTCTACAATTCATACCCGGCATGAGCAAACTTCAAGATCgcaagaaataaatttcgagAAAGATGCTAACTCCTCGGAGCCTTTCGAGGCTACCCAAGCAAAATTACGTAACTTGGAAGTGGGTAAGGTTCAAGTGATGATGCAGAATATGAGCTTGACCGAGGACGGTGCGACCAGACTTATTTACTCGGTACATCTTGGCGGTGAACCTGTGCCGGCAGCTAGCGCTGCTCGCGACATGGCTTTGCTTTCTGAGCAAGAAGTCGCCCTCGAATTAGGCGCTCCGGTCATCATACAAAGCGAACGTGAGTCAAATGAGGAATATTCTTTTCTTGGCGTTAATAAATTGTAGTGGGTCAGGAGACTGGAAAATACGgtcaaaatcaaaatagaACTCGATTTTCATTAATGGGTAGATTCGAGTCGAGGAATGTACTAATTCCGAAATGAATAACTACGTTGTACGGATTTTCTAAATGatattcggtgaaaaattttaaataattgatctCGTTAATTTTCCGTCGTAAGCAagtatattcatttatttcaagtCTTTCAAAAAGCTGGAAAATGGGTAGATATCTTATACGATTTTTGTAAGATTACGCGAGGGAAACCGTTTGAAAAACATGTCTATGGTTGTTATCGAACTACGCTGTCAGCCATGACACGTGTCGAAGTTTCGtaatcaaatctgaaatcaattagcCAAAAAAACGTACGTTTTGATTTTCAGTCGCATCGCCTCCTGAGCCTCTTATCGTCAGCCAACTGTTCGAGGACGGGTCAATGATACCTGAAACGTTGTATTTGCTTTTCAGCTTATCTCAAGGAGACGCGACCGCTAGCTTTGTCACGTCGGAGAGATGCCTGGGTTCTGATTGGCGCCGCAGCGGCTGCTCTGATGATTCTTATAGTAGTTTTCATCGGGCTTATCTTTTtggcgaaaagaaaaagggcACAGAGCGCGGTGGCGGCACCTCCACCTGAGAGCATATTGAAGCGTCAGACCGATTACGTTTCGGACACAACCGGACTCGACAATACTGGTTACACTTCAGAAACTGAGCAACGGGTATCCACAATTATTGCTCCGAGCTCTGCCAGCACCACTGCACTGCACATGCGAATTCTAAAACAGTTGGCCAAGGCAAAGATTTGGATTCTAACTATGCACCCGCACACCATGCATCGCTGTTTCTGTGTGGTAGCTTTTGGAAATTATTAAAAGTATGTTATGGCAGTGGTATTTCGTACACAGATCGCCAACTCATGAATTACTTGCGGCCTATGATTGGAAATGTTTTCTGGATTCTGGACATCGAAAACTCTTAGTGCTTATTTAAAATTCTTCCTTTTGTCACGAGTCGTAACACAAATCACTTGCActgatgtttttatttaatcagCAGATTTAGAAAACGAGAGGTACTCgcaatttcaatgattttcacATCGTCATCACTGtagtcatttttttcttttaaaaaattttttgttgcagCATTAACAGACATGGCTTAAATTCCAAGTGAATTGTATGTTACTGCGATTTCTAATATCTCATGCACAGGTTTGAGAGGAAATGTAACAAACGGTCAATAAGATGATTAGACAAAACTTGTACAATCTGCATGGTACATTGGCTGCATGAGATTATAGCTGCGCGTTTTATTGCGTCCGTGCATCGAACCataataaagtaaaatgaaGTCGCGTGCAGGGGTTGGAATTTTGGTAAAGATACTGTTGGACAAGAGAATGCCAGAAAACGGTATGCAAATGAACCACATAATCGTCTCAATCAGGGGGAGGAGACGAGCCAAACAAGCCAATTTCAAACTATCCGGGTtataaatatcgaaaacaACCAAATATACCGATATAATTTGATCCCACGACAATATCGATTATAACAAACAGCCCCTCTACGCGTATGTATAAGAGAGCCGAATATAAGGCGAGGTTCCTTTCTTACCTTGTCAGACCGAAGGCACCAGTCAAAGGCTCAGCGCCGGTAGTCGGCACGGATCGCCTCTGACCCCGGGGACTCCTGAAAGTGTGGTCGCCGACATACACCAGGATCTTACcgacgaggaagaagaagaagtagaggAACTCAAGGCGAGGTCGTTGACTCCTTGGGGGGGTCAAGAGTATGCGGCGGTTCTAAAGAGACAGAGGTATGAGGTTATACATGAAGCTTCACCAGTGAACATTTTTCCTCCAGTACTTTACAGAAAATTTACCAGAAAATTTCCTCATTTTGTGGATAATCGTAAAATTGAATCATCAAGTTCTGTACGTGTCTTATTTAATTGATTCTTATGGGAAATATGCaggtttttgtattttcaagaaaaactgaactgatattgaaaaatgataaaaagccccaattttttttttttttttttttttttgttgtgaAAACGATCCTTTTCTGcagaattttaatttctcaatGTTAACTTTGCTGTTTCACTCGTTCTACAAATGCACATTCGTTTTAGACCTGGTCGTCGAAGAGTCACTCAGACGAATGCAGTCGATCATCCTCGGACACCGGACTCTATGGACGTCGCCGATGCCCTGACAACACTCGAGAACGGACACATTCCTCAAAAAAGCAACCCCAAAGAGGACCTCACCACTTCACCGCACTCATACTTGTCAATGCCATCGTGCAAACAATTTCCGCGAATACGCAGCGTCGAACCTTTGTCAAGAGTCCTCGAGCCTGTTGTGGTAATGGTTTTATTCCTCCCCTAGATGTAGTTTGTCATTAAATTCTTGAAAGTCACGACGTTTAATCAAGCGATACAACGCATGCAATTATTTGATAACGATCTACGCGATATTTCGCTCCTCGACAATAACGACAAACaacaattgaattttattggcATGGATGTACGCGATTTCCTGTTGTCTCAACAGCCGTGGGCTCTGTTCATGAAAGCAAGATTATAGCGAATATATTTCCAGGTGAGGCACTTGGACATGGAGTTCGATTCTCCGGAAATGCAAAGAAAGAACGACGACTTTGAAAGGGGGGACAACGAGACGTATTTAATAAGGTCTTCAAGCGTAATGAACGACCCTGGAGTGGTTGGCCCTATAGTTTGGGACCTACGGCGGCAAAAAGCAATGGAAGGTTCGTCGTTGAATTACCGGTTACGGTTGTACCTCGACTGAAGTGCTGATAATACGAGCTTTTGTTACAATAGATAAAGAATAAAGTTCGCAATGACTAAATACAGCAATTTATTGCGAATAACCTCAGCACCGAAGTCGAGTTGAACACTGCGAAGCAGTAAATAATATAGCCAGGGCTGAGTTTTGTCCTGTTCGTCACGATCCCTGAGAAGGTTTCCCATGCTCGCAGAAACAACTTGTTCCGAGACGGATATGGAGCAACGGATTCCAACGATTACGGGTCCCGTGGGTCGCGCCAGGAGACGTCTCCACGAACTCCTCGAGGACTCGTTCACTCTCTTCGGTAACAGGGAAGCCAAGCCAAAAGATTCGGCCCCCCACAGGCCTCCATCGCGTCTCCCGTCACCGGAGTACATCAAAATGCCATCAGAAAACAGGGGAAAGTCTGCCACTGTCAGGTGAAACACTTTTTGCACTggttatatatttattcgctCTGACATTGTCTCGAAACTATTTCCAATGACTCGATATGCTTCgaagttttctttttgatcGCTTATGTGTTTTCTCCAAATACCATTCGTATAATTAATCTTCAACTATTACCGGAACATCACGGCATATTTATatcgtatcaaaaatttttcctcagcCCGGTTGCAACTCCTGCATCCGAGACGAAAACGAGGCCCA is a window of Neodiprion fabricii isolate iyNeoFabr1 chromosome 6, iyNeoFabr1.1, whole genome shotgun sequence DNA encoding:
- the LOC124184577 gene encoding uncharacterized protein LOC124184577 isoform X2; the protein is MRRYNRKLELQVFGPFPIRLDFTGIHHTRPIHDSLFLPEDEVVVIEHLPGRRVHLQDFFWTGADDAPPWLNPDQTLTLYEPRTVHHTATVYLPADGKGEDDDQGCANCIDPMPTLSDVDQDIGILIGDDPGPRYWLLTVLRAGETVPPRVELRLARLYKAAFSRQQKQHLGILSHSARLRRAAWRITGRDNRQKRDGQRAISKTESQVKASMSPESLLESGQTVTKNIDPAPETVKVKQMRAVKIPRRDSVILDTDNESDYLDVAKDRHDPQQLADKIPIVSNLARPVSHDATVLPSGEQDPINNSTLSHFLNTSTIHTRHEQTSRSQEINFEKDANSSEPFEATQAKLRNLEVGKVQVMMQNMSLTEDGATRLIYSVHLGGEPVPAASAARDMALLSEQEVALELGAPVIIQSEPYLKETRPLALSRRRDAWVLIGAAAAALMILIVVFIGLIFLAKRKRAQSAVAAPPPESILKRQTDYVSDTTGLDNTGYTSETEQRTEGTSQRLSAGSRHGSPLTPGTPESVVADIHQDLTDEEEEEVEELKARSLTPWGGQEYAAVLKRQRPGRRRVTQTNAVDHPRTPDSMDVADALTTLENGHIPQKSNPKEDLTTSPHSYLSMPSCKQFPRIRSVEPLSRVLEPVVVRHLDMEFDSPEMQRKNDDFERGDNETYLIRSSSVMNDPGVVGPIVWDLRRQKAMEETTCSETDMEQRIPTITGPVGRARRRLHELLEDSFTLFGNREAKPKDSAPHRPPSRLPSPEYIKMPSENRGKSATVSPVATPASETKTRPRTSLPRRGLEVDIPETGVSGPHPRGAWGSRPLSAGPFHRPNLPEVDTVRVLADSRLPPEDPAMPLIAAIKKELEKFAPNSH
- the LOC124184577 gene encoding uncharacterized protein LOC124184577 isoform X4, producing the protein MYTTIFDTVKVPFLPLNCKTVIPSNNLACHGIGLLYPIYYTEDEVVVIEHLPGRRVHLQDFFWTGADDAPPWLNPDQTLTLYEPRTVHHTATVYLPADGKGEDDDQGCANCIDPMPTLSDVDQDIGILIGDDPGPRYWLLTVLRAGETVPPRVELRLARLYKAAFSRQQKQHLGILSHSARLRRAAWRITGRDNRQKRDGQRAISKTESQVKASMSPESLLESGQTVTKNIDPAPETVKVKQMRAVKIPRRDSVILDTDNESDYLDVAKDRHDPQQLADKIPIVSNLARPVSHDATVLPSGEQDPINNSTLSHFLNTSTIHTRHEQTSRSQEINFEKDANSSEPFEATQAKLRNLEVGKVQVMMQNMSLTEDGATRLIYSVHLGGEPVPAASAARDMALLSEQEVALELGAPVIIQSEPYLKETRPLALSRRRDAWVLIGAAAAALMILIVVFIGLIFLAKRKRAQSAVAAPPPESILKRQTDYVSDTTGLDNTGYTSETEQRTEGTSQRLSAGSRHGSPLTPGTPESVVADIHQDLTDEEEEEVEELKARSLTPWGGQEYAAVLKRQRPGRRRVTQTNAVDHPRTPDSMDVADALTTLENGHIPQKSNPKEDLTTSPHSYLSMPSCKQFPRIRSVEPLSRVLEPVVVRHLDMEFDSPEMQRKNDDFERGDNETYLIRSSSVMNDPGVVGPIVWDLRRQKAMEGFPCSQKQLVPRRIWSNGFQRLRVPWVAPGDVSTNSSRTRSLSSVTGKPSQKIRPPTGLHRVSRHRSTSKCHQKTGESLPLSARLQLLHPRRKRGPEHLCRVGGWKSTSPRQEYRGLILVGPGGRDPSVPDRFTGPTYQK
- the LOC124184577 gene encoding uncharacterized protein LOC124184577 isoform X3 — its product is MRCSVYNILHTRPELFCVVNLALFNLVVRAALPPGAEDEVVVIEHLPGRRVHLQDFFWTGADDAPPWLNPDQTLTLYEPRTVHHTATVYLPADGKGEDDDQGCANCIDPMPTLSDVDQDIGILIGDDPGPRYWLLTVLRAGETVPPRVELRLARLYKAAFSRQQKQHLGILSHSARLRRAAWRITGRDNRQKRDGQRAISKTESQVKASMSPESLLESGQTVTKNIDPAPETVKVKQMRAVKIPRRDSVILDTDNESDYLDVAKDRHDPQQLADKIPIVSNLARPVSHDATVLPSGEQDPINNSTLSHFLNTSTIHTRHEQTSRSQEINFEKDANSSEPFEATQAKLRNLEVGKVQVMMQNMSLTEDGATRLIYSVHLGGEPVPAASAARDMALLSEQEVALELGAPVIIQSEPYLKETRPLALSRRRDAWVLIGAAAAALMILIVVFIGLIFLAKRKRAQSAVAAPPPESILKRQTDYVSDTTGLDNTGYTSETEQRTEGTSQRLSAGSRHGSPLTPGTPESVVADIHQDLTDEEEEEVEELKARSLTPWGGQEYAAVLKRQRPGRRRVTQTNAVDHPRTPDSMDVADALTTLENGHIPQKSNPKEDLTTSPHSYLSMPSCKQFPRIRSVEPLSRVLEPVVVRHLDMEFDSPEMQRKNDDFERGDNETYLIRSSSVMNDPGVVGPIVWDLRRQKAMEETTCSETDMEQRIPTITGPVGRARRRLHELLEDSFTLFGNREAKPKDSAPHRPPSRLPSPEYIKMPSENRGKSATVSPVATPASETKTRPRTSLPRRGLEVDIPETGVSGPHPRGAWGSRPLSAGPFHRPNLPEVDTVRVLADSRLPPEDPAMPLIAAIKKELEKFAPNSH
- the LOC124184577 gene encoding uncharacterized protein LOC124184577 isoform X1, coding for MYTTIFDTVKVPFLPLNCKTVIPSNNLACHGIGLLYPIYYTEDEVVVIEHLPGRRVHLQDFFWTGADDAPPWLNPDQTLTLYEPRTVHHTATVYLPADGKGEDDDQGCANCIDPMPTLSDVDQDIGILIGDDPGPRYWLLTVLRAGETVPPRVELRLARLYKAAFSRQQKQHLGILSHSARLRRAAWRITGRDNRQKRDGQRAISKTESQVKASMSPESLLESGQTVTKNIDPAPETVKVKQMRAVKIPRRDSVILDTDNESDYLDVAKDRHDPQQLADKIPIVSNLARPVSHDATVLPSGEQDPINNSTLSHFLNTSTIHTRHEQTSRSQEINFEKDANSSEPFEATQAKLRNLEVGKVQVMMQNMSLTEDGATRLIYSVHLGGEPVPAASAARDMALLSEQEVALELGAPVIIQSEPYLKETRPLALSRRRDAWVLIGAAAAALMILIVVFIGLIFLAKRKRAQSAVAAPPPESILKRQTDYVSDTTGLDNTGYTSETEQRTEGTSQRLSAGSRHGSPLTPGTPESVVADIHQDLTDEEEEEVEELKARSLTPWGGQEYAAVLKRQRPGRRRVTQTNAVDHPRTPDSMDVADALTTLENGHIPQKSNPKEDLTTSPHSYLSMPSCKQFPRIRSVEPLSRVLEPVVVRHLDMEFDSPEMQRKNDDFERGDNETYLIRSSSVMNDPGVVGPIVWDLRRQKAMEETTCSETDMEQRIPTITGPVGRARRRLHELLEDSFTLFGNREAKPKDSAPHRPPSRLPSPEYIKMPSENRGKSATVSPVATPASETKTRPRTSLPRRGLEVDIPETGVSGPHPRGAWGSRPLSAGPFHRPNLPEVDTVRVLADSRLPPEDPAMPLIAAIKKELEKFAPNSH